GGAAGCAAGTAACGGCAAAAGATTCCTTGCGTCAGCAATTGAACCTGAAACAATAGCATCACCATAATCTTTTGCAAAACTTTGGGAAAGAAATACAAACAAAAAAGCTACCAAGAAAATCGGTAGCTTAAATTGTTTTATTACTGTAACCTTTGAGTTATTCACCCTTAAGGAGTTTTTTTAGGTGTTTCCTGTGTTGCTGGTGTTTTAGGCTCTTCTTTTTGCGGTGTTACTTGCTGGGTTGTTGTTGCTGCTGTTGCTGCTGGCTGAGCAGCCTGTGTTACAGCTGCAGGCTTTACCCCTCTCATCAACGATTTGCTCTGCCTAACAGACATAATCGCTAAAGATAAACAGGTTATAAAGAAAATTACACTTAAAACACTTGTTGAGCGCGTAAGGAATTCATTGGTTTTTGTACCAAACATAGACTCAACACCCGCGAAACTCTCAACTAAACCGCCGCCTCTTCCTCTTTGAACCAAAACCAAAACAATCAATAATATACAAACAATTACATGGACCGCAATAATCAAAATTATCATTTTCTAACCTCACTCGCTTTCTTTACAATTTCGGTAAATGACTCTACTTTAAGGCTTGCACCACCTACTAAAGCCCCATCAACGTCAGGCTGACTCATCAACTCAGTAGTATTTTCCGGTTTTACGCTTCCGCCATATTGAATTCTAATCTCATTAGCTGTGTTTTCATTATACATCTTTTTTAACAAATCACGAATATATTTATGTGCTTCCTGAGCCTGTTGAGGCGTTGCAGTCTTTCCAGTGCCAATTGCCCACACAGGTTCATAAGCGATAACAACTTTTAAAGCATCGGTTGCGCTAACATCTTTAAGCCCGCCTTTAACATGATCTTCTAAAACTTTAAAGGTAAGATTCTTTTCTCTTTCTGCTAAAGTTTCCCCTACGCACATAATTGGCGTCAAGCCATGTTGCAAGATAGCTTTTAATCTCTTATTTACTGTCTCATTGGTCTCGCCGAAGAACTGCCTGCGCTCGGAATGCCCTATGATAATATATTTACAACCGGCATCTTTCAACATCTTACAAGAAACTTCCCCTGTAAATGCGCCTTCATCCTGCCAATAAGCATCCTGTGCCCCTAAAGCAATATCAGTTTCAATTATTACTTCATTAACTTCGCTTAATGCGGTATATGGAGGGCATAAAACTACATCGACATTAAGGCTGTCAACCTTAAAAATCTCTCTTTTTAAGCCATTTGCCAGCTCAATTGCTTCATTAATTGTTTTG
This genomic interval from Candidatus Omnitrophota bacterium contains the following:
- the secG gene encoding preprotein translocase subunit SecG translates to MIILIIAVHVIVCILLIVLVLVQRGRGGGLVESFAGVESMFGTKTNEFLTRSTSVLSVIFFITCLSLAIMSVRQSKSLMRGVKPAAVTQAAQPAATAATTTQQVTPQKEEPKTPATQETPKKTP
- the tpiA gene encoding triose-phosphate isomerase is translated as MRKIIIAGNWKMYKTINEAIELANGLKREIFKVDSLNVDVVLCPPYTALSEVNEVIIETDIALGAQDAYWQDEGAFTGEVSCKMLKDAGCKYIIIGHSERRQFFGETNETVNKRLKAILQHGLTPIMCVGETLAEREKNLTFKVLEDHVKGGLKDVSATDALKVVIAYEPVWAIGTGKTATPQQAQEAHKYIRDLLKKMYNENTANEIRIQYGGSVKPENTTELMSQPDVDGALVGGASLKVESFTEIVKKASEVRK